Proteins found in one Drosophila busckii strain San Diego stock center, stock number 13000-0081.31 chromosome 2R, ASM1175060v1, whole genome shotgun sequence genomic segment:
- the LOC108596829 gene encoding aldehyde dehydrogenase family 3 member B1 isoform X5 — translation MAEKNSQPTVPIIIVSENKSRDAEDRTTIINIEAVTESETVAPAAQTDIIMANFDDTLQRARLAFASGKTRNVSFRRKQLENLLRCYEEHENEIISALEADLRRPKQESLIVETEFMKNDIKHILYHLDDWVKPEKPSKSFVNMLDDVQIFNDPFGVVLVIGAWNYPLQLLLVPVAAAIAAGNCVVLKPSEIAANCAKFIAETIPKYLDNECYPVICGGPTETNELLSQRFDYIFYTGSTRVGKIVHAAANKHLTPTTLELGGKSPCYIDKSVELRTAVKRILWGKLINCGQTCIAPDYILCSKEMQDKFIAEAKDVLKEWYGDNIQNSPDLSRVINQNNFQRLLGLMKSGRIAVGGKFDASERFIEPTILVDVKPDDPIMEEEIFGPILPMYTVENAYDAIKFINSREKPLVLYVFSNSSKLVKEFKNNTTSGGFCSNETIMHVAVDALPFGGVGMSGMGSYHGKYGFDTFTHKKSCLGKNLALLGEKMASARYPPYSDAKSSLLSFLLRKRRPLPNLHLSHLLAIGVGVGATLLINFYMQKDSN, via the exons ATGGCGGAGAAAAACTCTCAACCAACTGTGCCAATTATAATTGTGAGTGAAAATAAGTCTCGag ATGCTGAGGATCGCACAACTATTATTAACATTG AAGCAGTAACCGAAAGCGAAACCGTCGCACCCGCAGCACAGACTGATATAATTATGGCCAATTTCGATGAT ACATTGCAGCGTGCACGCCTCGCATTCGCTAGCGGCAAGACCAGGAACGTAAGCTTTCG aCGCAAGCAACTGGAGAATTTGCTGCGCTGTTATGAGGAGCACGAGAATGAGATTATTAGCGCATTGGAAGCGGATTTGCGTCGTCCCAAGCAGGAGAGTTTAATAGTGGAAACGGAATTCATGAAGAATGATATTAAGCATATACTATATCATCTCGATGACTGGGTGAAGCCAGAAAAA CCTTCAAAGTCCTTTGTCAACATGCTGGATGATGTGCAAATCTTCAATGATCCCTTTGGTGTTGTGCTGGTCATTGGCGCCTGGAATTATccgctgcagttgctcttGGTCCCTGTGGCTGCAGCCATTGCCGCTGGCAACTGTGTGGTACTCAAGCCCAGTGAGATAGCTGCTAATTGCGCCAAGTTTATAGCTGAAACTATACCCAAATATTTGGATAAT GAATGCTATCCTGTCATCTGTGGTGGACCCACCGAAACAAACGAGCTGCTAAGCCAACGTTTTGACTACATCTTCTATACAGGCTCAACACGTGTCGGCAAAATTGTGCAcgctgcagcaaacaaacatttgacGCCTACAACGTTGGAGCTGGGCGGCAAGAG TCCTTGTTATATAGACAAATCCGTGGAGCTGCGCACAGCTGTTAAACGCATTCTATGGGGAAAACTCATCAATTGTGGACAAACTTGCATTGCACCAGATTATATACTCTGCTCTAAGGAGATGCAGGATAAATTTATAGCCGAGGCAAAGGATGTGCTTAAGGAGTGGTATGGCGACAATATACAAAACAGTCCGGATCTTAGCCGTGTTATCAATCAAAACAACTTTCA ACGTCTACTGGGTCTGATGAAGTCCGGACGTATTGCCGTCGGTGGCAAATTTGATGCCAGCGAGCGTTTTATTGAGCCCACCATTTTAGTGGATGTCAAGCCCGATGATCCAATTATGGAGGAGGAGATTTTTGGCCCCATCTTGCCCATGTATACAGTAGAGAATGCCTATGATGccattaagtttattaattccAG AGAAAAGCCACTTGTATTGTACGTGTTCTCAAACTCTTCGAAGTTAGTTAAAGAGTTCAAGAATAACACCACTAGCGGCGGATTTTGCAGCAACGAGACTATTATGCATGTTGCAG TTGATGCACTGCCCTTTGGCGGCGTTGGCATGAGCGGCATGGGCTCCTATCATGGCAAATATGGCTTTGATACCTTTACACACAAAAAGTCCTGCCTGGGCAAAAATCTTGCATTGCTGGGCGAAAAGATGGCATC TGCACGTTATCCGCCGTATTCAGATGCCAAGAGCTCACTGCTTTCATTCCTGTTGCGCAAGCGCCGGCCGCTGCCCAATCTGCATTTGTCGCATCTTTTAGCTATCGGCGTCGGCGTAGGGGCTACGTTGTTGATCAACTTTTATATGCAG aAAGATTCAAACTGA
- the LOC108596829 gene encoding aldehyde dehydrogenase family 3 member B1 isoform X2, whose product MAEKNSQPTVPIIIVSENKSRDAEDRTTIINIEAVTESETVAPAAQTDIIMANFDDTLQRARLAFASGKTRNVSFRRKQLENLLRCYEEHENEIISALEADLRRPKQESLIVETEFMKNDIKHILYHLDDWVKPEKPSKSFVNMLDDVQIFNDPFGVVLVIGAWNYPLQLLLVPVAAAIAAGNCVVLKPSEIAANCAKFIAETIPKYLDNECYPVICGGPTETNELLSQRFDYIFYTGSTRVGKIVHAAANKHLTPTTLELGGKSPCYIDKSVELRTAVKRILWGKLINCGQTCIAPDYILCSKEMQDKFIAEAKDVLKEWYGDNIQNSPDLSRVINQNNFQRLLGLMKSGRIAVGGKFDASERFIEPTILVDVKPDDPIMEEEIFGPILPMYTVENAYDAIKFINSRESPLVLYIFTSESEVLNLFVNGTQSGGMCVNDTIMHYPVDALPFGGVGMSGMGSYHGKYGFDTFTHKKSCLGKNLALLGEKMASARYPPYSDAKSSLLSFLLRKRRPLPNLHLSHLLAIGVGVGATLLINFYMQVRKGKLLSR is encoded by the exons ATGGCGGAGAAAAACTCTCAACCAACTGTGCCAATTATAATTGTGAGTGAAAATAAGTCTCGag ATGCTGAGGATCGCACAACTATTATTAACATTG AAGCAGTAACCGAAAGCGAAACCGTCGCACCCGCAGCACAGACTGATATAATTATGGCCAATTTCGATGAT ACATTGCAGCGTGCACGCCTCGCATTCGCTAGCGGCAAGACCAGGAACGTAAGCTTTCG aCGCAAGCAACTGGAGAATTTGCTGCGCTGTTATGAGGAGCACGAGAATGAGATTATTAGCGCATTGGAAGCGGATTTGCGTCGTCCCAAGCAGGAGAGTTTAATAGTGGAAACGGAATTCATGAAGAATGATATTAAGCATATACTATATCATCTCGATGACTGGGTGAAGCCAGAAAAA CCTTCAAAGTCCTTTGTCAACATGCTGGATGATGTGCAAATCTTCAATGATCCCTTTGGTGTTGTGCTGGTCATTGGCGCCTGGAATTATccgctgcagttgctcttGGTCCCTGTGGCTGCAGCCATTGCCGCTGGCAACTGTGTGGTACTCAAGCCCAGTGAGATAGCTGCTAATTGCGCCAAGTTTATAGCTGAAACTATACCCAAATATTTGGATAAT GAATGCTATCCTGTCATCTGTGGTGGACCCACCGAAACAAACGAGCTGCTAAGCCAACGTTTTGACTACATCTTCTATACAGGCTCAACACGTGTCGGCAAAATTGTGCAcgctgcagcaaacaaacatttgacGCCTACAACGTTGGAGCTGGGCGGCAAGAG TCCTTGTTATATAGACAAATCCGTGGAGCTGCGCACAGCTGTTAAACGCATTCTATGGGGAAAACTCATCAATTGTGGACAAACTTGCATTGCACCAGATTATATACTCTGCTCTAAGGAGATGCAGGATAAATTTATAGCCGAGGCAAAGGATGTGCTTAAGGAGTGGTATGGCGACAATATACAAAACAGTCCGGATCTTAGCCGTGTTATCAATCAAAACAACTTTCA ACGTCTACTGGGTCTGATGAAGTCCGGACGTATTGCCGTCGGTGGCAAATTTGATGCCAGCGAGCGTTTTATTGAGCCCACCATTTTAGTGGATGTCAAGCCCGATGATCCAATTATGGAGGAGGAGATTTTTGGCCCCATCTTGCCCATGTATACAGTAGAGAATGCCTATGATGccattaagtttattaattccAG AGAAAGTCCGCTTGTCCTATATATTTTCACATCGGAGTCTGAGGTGCTGAACCTCTTTGTAAACGGCACACAGTCGGGCGGAATGTGCGTGAATGACACAATTATGCATTATCCTG TTGATGCACTGCCCTTTGGCGGCGTTGGCATGAGCGGCATGGGCTCCTATCATGGCAAATATGGCTTTGATACCTTTACACACAAAAAGTCCTGCCTGGGCAAAAATCTTGCATTGCTGGGCGAAAAGATGGCATC TGCACGTTATCCGCCGTATTCAGATGCCAAGAGCTCACTGCTTTCATTCCTGTTGCGCAAGCGCCGGCCGCTGCCCAATCTGCATTTGTCGCATCTTTTAGCTATCGGCGTCGGCGTAGGGGCTACGTTGTTGATCAACTTTTATATGCAGGTAAGAAAG GGCAAGCTGTTGTCGCGCTAG
- the LOC108596829 gene encoding aldehyde dehydrogenase family 3 member B1 isoform X4 has protein sequence MAEKNSQPTVPIIIVSENKSRDAEDRTTIINIEAVTESETVAPAAQTDIIMANFDDTLQRARLAFASGKTRNVSFRRKQLENLLRCYEEHENEIISALEADLRRPKQESLIVETEFMKNDIKHILYHLDDWVKPEKPSKSFVNMLDDVQIFNDPFGVVLVIGAWNYPLQLLLVPVAAAIAAGNCVVLKPSEIAANCAKFIAETIPKYLDNECYPVICGGPTETNELLSQRFDYIFYTGSTRVGKIVHAAANKHLTPTTLELGGKSPCYIDKSVELRTAVKRILWGKLINCGQTCIAPDYILCSKEMQDKFIAEAKDVLKEWYGDNIQNSPDLSRVINQNNFQRLLGLMKSGRIAVGGKFDASERFIEPTILVDVKPDDPIMEEEIFGPILPMYTVENAYDAIKFINSRESPLVLYIFTSESEVLNLFVNGTQSGGMCVNDTIMHYPVDALPFGGVGMSGMGSYHGKYGFDTFTHKKSCLGKNLALLGEKMASARYPPYSDAKSSLLSFLLRKRRPLPNLHLSHLLAIGVGVGATLLINFYMQGKLLSR, from the exons ATGGCGGAGAAAAACTCTCAACCAACTGTGCCAATTATAATTGTGAGTGAAAATAAGTCTCGag ATGCTGAGGATCGCACAACTATTATTAACATTG AAGCAGTAACCGAAAGCGAAACCGTCGCACCCGCAGCACAGACTGATATAATTATGGCCAATTTCGATGAT ACATTGCAGCGTGCACGCCTCGCATTCGCTAGCGGCAAGACCAGGAACGTAAGCTTTCG aCGCAAGCAACTGGAGAATTTGCTGCGCTGTTATGAGGAGCACGAGAATGAGATTATTAGCGCATTGGAAGCGGATTTGCGTCGTCCCAAGCAGGAGAGTTTAATAGTGGAAACGGAATTCATGAAGAATGATATTAAGCATATACTATATCATCTCGATGACTGGGTGAAGCCAGAAAAA CCTTCAAAGTCCTTTGTCAACATGCTGGATGATGTGCAAATCTTCAATGATCCCTTTGGTGTTGTGCTGGTCATTGGCGCCTGGAATTATccgctgcagttgctcttGGTCCCTGTGGCTGCAGCCATTGCCGCTGGCAACTGTGTGGTACTCAAGCCCAGTGAGATAGCTGCTAATTGCGCCAAGTTTATAGCTGAAACTATACCCAAATATTTGGATAAT GAATGCTATCCTGTCATCTGTGGTGGACCCACCGAAACAAACGAGCTGCTAAGCCAACGTTTTGACTACATCTTCTATACAGGCTCAACACGTGTCGGCAAAATTGTGCAcgctgcagcaaacaaacatttgacGCCTACAACGTTGGAGCTGGGCGGCAAGAG TCCTTGTTATATAGACAAATCCGTGGAGCTGCGCACAGCTGTTAAACGCATTCTATGGGGAAAACTCATCAATTGTGGACAAACTTGCATTGCACCAGATTATATACTCTGCTCTAAGGAGATGCAGGATAAATTTATAGCCGAGGCAAAGGATGTGCTTAAGGAGTGGTATGGCGACAATATACAAAACAGTCCGGATCTTAGCCGTGTTATCAATCAAAACAACTTTCA ACGTCTACTGGGTCTGATGAAGTCCGGACGTATTGCCGTCGGTGGCAAATTTGATGCCAGCGAGCGTTTTATTGAGCCCACCATTTTAGTGGATGTCAAGCCCGATGATCCAATTATGGAGGAGGAGATTTTTGGCCCCATCTTGCCCATGTATACAGTAGAGAATGCCTATGATGccattaagtttattaattccAG AGAAAGTCCGCTTGTCCTATATATTTTCACATCGGAGTCTGAGGTGCTGAACCTCTTTGTAAACGGCACACAGTCGGGCGGAATGTGCGTGAATGACACAATTATGCATTATCCTG TTGATGCACTGCCCTTTGGCGGCGTTGGCATGAGCGGCATGGGCTCCTATCATGGCAAATATGGCTTTGATACCTTTACACACAAAAAGTCCTGCCTGGGCAAAAATCTTGCATTGCTGGGCGAAAAGATGGCATC TGCACGTTATCCGCCGTATTCAGATGCCAAGAGCTCACTGCTTTCATTCCTGTTGCGCAAGCGCCGGCCGCTGCCCAATCTGCATTTGTCGCATCTTTTAGCTATCGGCGTCGGCGTAGGGGCTACGTTGTTGATCAACTTTTATATGCAG GGCAAGCTGTTGTCGCGCTAG
- the LOC108596829 gene encoding aldehyde dehydrogenase family 3 member B1 isoform X1: MAEKNSQPTVPIIIVSENKSRDAEDRTTIINIEAVTESETVAPAAQTDIIMANFDDTLQRARLAFASGKTRNVSFRRKQLENLLRCYEEHENEIISALEADLRRPKQESLIVETEFMKNDIKHILYHLDDWVKPEKPSKSFVNMLDDVQIFNDPFGVVLVIGAWNYPLQLLLVPVAAAIAAGNCVVLKPSEIAANCAKFIAETIPKYLDNECYPVICGGPTETNELLSQRFDYIFYTGSTRVGKIVHAAANKHLTPTTLELGGKSPCYIDKSVELRTAVKRILWGKLINCGQTCIAPDYILCSKEMQDKFIAEAKDVLKEWYGDNIQNSPDLSRVINQNNFQRLLGLMKSGRIAVGGKFDASERFIEPTILVDVKPDDPIMEEEIFGPILPMYTVENAYDAIKFINSREKPLVLYVFSNSSKLVKEFKNNTTSGGFCSNETIMHVAVDALPFGGVGMSGMGSYHGKYGFDTFTHKKSCLGKNLALLGEKMASARYPPYSDAKSSLLSFLLRKRRPLPNLHLSHLLAIGVGVGATLLINFYMQVRKGKLLSR, from the exons ATGGCGGAGAAAAACTCTCAACCAACTGTGCCAATTATAATTGTGAGTGAAAATAAGTCTCGag ATGCTGAGGATCGCACAACTATTATTAACATTG AAGCAGTAACCGAAAGCGAAACCGTCGCACCCGCAGCACAGACTGATATAATTATGGCCAATTTCGATGAT ACATTGCAGCGTGCACGCCTCGCATTCGCTAGCGGCAAGACCAGGAACGTAAGCTTTCG aCGCAAGCAACTGGAGAATTTGCTGCGCTGTTATGAGGAGCACGAGAATGAGATTATTAGCGCATTGGAAGCGGATTTGCGTCGTCCCAAGCAGGAGAGTTTAATAGTGGAAACGGAATTCATGAAGAATGATATTAAGCATATACTATATCATCTCGATGACTGGGTGAAGCCAGAAAAA CCTTCAAAGTCCTTTGTCAACATGCTGGATGATGTGCAAATCTTCAATGATCCCTTTGGTGTTGTGCTGGTCATTGGCGCCTGGAATTATccgctgcagttgctcttGGTCCCTGTGGCTGCAGCCATTGCCGCTGGCAACTGTGTGGTACTCAAGCCCAGTGAGATAGCTGCTAATTGCGCCAAGTTTATAGCTGAAACTATACCCAAATATTTGGATAAT GAATGCTATCCTGTCATCTGTGGTGGACCCACCGAAACAAACGAGCTGCTAAGCCAACGTTTTGACTACATCTTCTATACAGGCTCAACACGTGTCGGCAAAATTGTGCAcgctgcagcaaacaaacatttgacGCCTACAACGTTGGAGCTGGGCGGCAAGAG TCCTTGTTATATAGACAAATCCGTGGAGCTGCGCACAGCTGTTAAACGCATTCTATGGGGAAAACTCATCAATTGTGGACAAACTTGCATTGCACCAGATTATATACTCTGCTCTAAGGAGATGCAGGATAAATTTATAGCCGAGGCAAAGGATGTGCTTAAGGAGTGGTATGGCGACAATATACAAAACAGTCCGGATCTTAGCCGTGTTATCAATCAAAACAACTTTCA ACGTCTACTGGGTCTGATGAAGTCCGGACGTATTGCCGTCGGTGGCAAATTTGATGCCAGCGAGCGTTTTATTGAGCCCACCATTTTAGTGGATGTCAAGCCCGATGATCCAATTATGGAGGAGGAGATTTTTGGCCCCATCTTGCCCATGTATACAGTAGAGAATGCCTATGATGccattaagtttattaattccAG AGAAAAGCCACTTGTATTGTACGTGTTCTCAAACTCTTCGAAGTTAGTTAAAGAGTTCAAGAATAACACCACTAGCGGCGGATTTTGCAGCAACGAGACTATTATGCATGTTGCAG TTGATGCACTGCCCTTTGGCGGCGTTGGCATGAGCGGCATGGGCTCCTATCATGGCAAATATGGCTTTGATACCTTTACACACAAAAAGTCCTGCCTGGGCAAAAATCTTGCATTGCTGGGCGAAAAGATGGCATC TGCACGTTATCCGCCGTATTCAGATGCCAAGAGCTCACTGCTTTCATTCCTGTTGCGCAAGCGCCGGCCGCTGCCCAATCTGCATTTGTCGCATCTTTTAGCTATCGGCGTCGGCGTAGGGGCTACGTTGTTGATCAACTTTTATATGCAGGTAAGAAAG GGCAAGCTGTTGTCGCGCTAG
- the LOC108596829 gene encoding aldehyde dehydrogenase family 3 member B1 isoform X6: MANFDDTLQRARLAFASGKTRNVSFRRKQLENLLRCYEEHENEIISALEADLRRPKQESLIVETEFMKNDIKHILYHLDDWVKPEKPSKSFVNMLDDVQIFNDPFGVVLVIGAWNYPLQLLLVPVAAAIAAGNCVVLKPSEIAANCAKFIAETIPKYLDNECYPVICGGPTETNELLSQRFDYIFYTGSTRVGKIVHAAANKHLTPTTLELGGKSPCYIDKSVELRTAVKRILWGKLINCGQTCIAPDYILCSKEMQDKFIAEAKDVLKEWYGDNIQNSPDLSRVINQNNFQRLLGLMKSGRIAVGGKFDASERFIEPTILVDVKPDDPIMEEEIFGPILPMYTVENAYDAIKFINSREKPLVLYVFSNSSKLVKEFKNNTTSGGFCSNETIMHVAVDALPFGGVGMSGMGSYHGKYGFDTFTHKKSCLGKNLALLGEKMASARYPPYSDAKSSLLSFLLRKRRPLPNLHLSHLLAIGVGVGATLLINFYMQVRKGKLLSR; encoded by the exons ATGGCCAATTTCGATGAT ACATTGCAGCGTGCACGCCTCGCATTCGCTAGCGGCAAGACCAGGAACGTAAGCTTTCG aCGCAAGCAACTGGAGAATTTGCTGCGCTGTTATGAGGAGCACGAGAATGAGATTATTAGCGCATTGGAAGCGGATTTGCGTCGTCCCAAGCAGGAGAGTTTAATAGTGGAAACGGAATTCATGAAGAATGATATTAAGCATATACTATATCATCTCGATGACTGGGTGAAGCCAGAAAAA CCTTCAAAGTCCTTTGTCAACATGCTGGATGATGTGCAAATCTTCAATGATCCCTTTGGTGTTGTGCTGGTCATTGGCGCCTGGAATTATccgctgcagttgctcttGGTCCCTGTGGCTGCAGCCATTGCCGCTGGCAACTGTGTGGTACTCAAGCCCAGTGAGATAGCTGCTAATTGCGCCAAGTTTATAGCTGAAACTATACCCAAATATTTGGATAAT GAATGCTATCCTGTCATCTGTGGTGGACCCACCGAAACAAACGAGCTGCTAAGCCAACGTTTTGACTACATCTTCTATACAGGCTCAACACGTGTCGGCAAAATTGTGCAcgctgcagcaaacaaacatttgacGCCTACAACGTTGGAGCTGGGCGGCAAGAG TCCTTGTTATATAGACAAATCCGTGGAGCTGCGCACAGCTGTTAAACGCATTCTATGGGGAAAACTCATCAATTGTGGACAAACTTGCATTGCACCAGATTATATACTCTGCTCTAAGGAGATGCAGGATAAATTTATAGCCGAGGCAAAGGATGTGCTTAAGGAGTGGTATGGCGACAATATACAAAACAGTCCGGATCTTAGCCGTGTTATCAATCAAAACAACTTTCA ACGTCTACTGGGTCTGATGAAGTCCGGACGTATTGCCGTCGGTGGCAAATTTGATGCCAGCGAGCGTTTTATTGAGCCCACCATTTTAGTGGATGTCAAGCCCGATGATCCAATTATGGAGGAGGAGATTTTTGGCCCCATCTTGCCCATGTATACAGTAGAGAATGCCTATGATGccattaagtttattaattccAG AGAAAAGCCACTTGTATTGTACGTGTTCTCAAACTCTTCGAAGTTAGTTAAAGAGTTCAAGAATAACACCACTAGCGGCGGATTTTGCAGCAACGAGACTATTATGCATGTTGCAG TTGATGCACTGCCCTTTGGCGGCGTTGGCATGAGCGGCATGGGCTCCTATCATGGCAAATATGGCTTTGATACCTTTACACACAAAAAGTCCTGCCTGGGCAAAAATCTTGCATTGCTGGGCGAAAAGATGGCATC TGCACGTTATCCGCCGTATTCAGATGCCAAGAGCTCACTGCTTTCATTCCTGTTGCGCAAGCGCCGGCCGCTGCCCAATCTGCATTTGTCGCATCTTTTAGCTATCGGCGTCGGCGTAGGGGCTACGTTGTTGATCAACTTTTATATGCAGGTAAGAAAG GGCAAGCTGTTGTCGCGCTAG
- the LOC108596829 gene encoding aldehyde dehydrogenase family 3 member B1 isoform X3, translating into MAEKNSQPTVPIIIVSENKSRDAEDRTTIINIEAVTESETVAPAAQTDIIMANFDDTLQRARLAFASGKTRNVSFRRKQLENLLRCYEEHENEIISALEADLRRPKQESLIVETEFMKNDIKHILYHLDDWVKPEKPSKSFVNMLDDVQIFNDPFGVVLVIGAWNYPLQLLLVPVAAAIAAGNCVVLKPSEIAANCAKFIAETIPKYLDNECYPVICGGPTETNELLSQRFDYIFYTGSTRVGKIVHAAANKHLTPTTLELGGKSPCYIDKSVELRTAVKRILWGKLINCGQTCIAPDYILCSKEMQDKFIAEAKDVLKEWYGDNIQNSPDLSRVINQNNFQRLLGLMKSGRIAVGGKFDASERFIEPTILVDVKPDDPIMEEEIFGPILPMYTVENAYDAIKFINSREKPLVLYVFSNSSKLVKEFKNNTTSGGFCSNETIMHVAVDALPFGGVGMSGMGSYHGKYGFDTFTHKKSCLGKNLALLGEKMASARYPPYSDAKSSLLSFLLRKRRPLPNLHLSHLLAIGVGVGATLLINFYMQGKLLSR; encoded by the exons ATGGCGGAGAAAAACTCTCAACCAACTGTGCCAATTATAATTGTGAGTGAAAATAAGTCTCGag ATGCTGAGGATCGCACAACTATTATTAACATTG AAGCAGTAACCGAAAGCGAAACCGTCGCACCCGCAGCACAGACTGATATAATTATGGCCAATTTCGATGAT ACATTGCAGCGTGCACGCCTCGCATTCGCTAGCGGCAAGACCAGGAACGTAAGCTTTCG aCGCAAGCAACTGGAGAATTTGCTGCGCTGTTATGAGGAGCACGAGAATGAGATTATTAGCGCATTGGAAGCGGATTTGCGTCGTCCCAAGCAGGAGAGTTTAATAGTGGAAACGGAATTCATGAAGAATGATATTAAGCATATACTATATCATCTCGATGACTGGGTGAAGCCAGAAAAA CCTTCAAAGTCCTTTGTCAACATGCTGGATGATGTGCAAATCTTCAATGATCCCTTTGGTGTTGTGCTGGTCATTGGCGCCTGGAATTATccgctgcagttgctcttGGTCCCTGTGGCTGCAGCCATTGCCGCTGGCAACTGTGTGGTACTCAAGCCCAGTGAGATAGCTGCTAATTGCGCCAAGTTTATAGCTGAAACTATACCCAAATATTTGGATAAT GAATGCTATCCTGTCATCTGTGGTGGACCCACCGAAACAAACGAGCTGCTAAGCCAACGTTTTGACTACATCTTCTATACAGGCTCAACACGTGTCGGCAAAATTGTGCAcgctgcagcaaacaaacatttgacGCCTACAACGTTGGAGCTGGGCGGCAAGAG TCCTTGTTATATAGACAAATCCGTGGAGCTGCGCACAGCTGTTAAACGCATTCTATGGGGAAAACTCATCAATTGTGGACAAACTTGCATTGCACCAGATTATATACTCTGCTCTAAGGAGATGCAGGATAAATTTATAGCCGAGGCAAAGGATGTGCTTAAGGAGTGGTATGGCGACAATATACAAAACAGTCCGGATCTTAGCCGTGTTATCAATCAAAACAACTTTCA ACGTCTACTGGGTCTGATGAAGTCCGGACGTATTGCCGTCGGTGGCAAATTTGATGCCAGCGAGCGTTTTATTGAGCCCACCATTTTAGTGGATGTCAAGCCCGATGATCCAATTATGGAGGAGGAGATTTTTGGCCCCATCTTGCCCATGTATACAGTAGAGAATGCCTATGATGccattaagtttattaattccAG AGAAAAGCCACTTGTATTGTACGTGTTCTCAAACTCTTCGAAGTTAGTTAAAGAGTTCAAGAATAACACCACTAGCGGCGGATTTTGCAGCAACGAGACTATTATGCATGTTGCAG TTGATGCACTGCCCTTTGGCGGCGTTGGCATGAGCGGCATGGGCTCCTATCATGGCAAATATGGCTTTGATACCTTTACACACAAAAAGTCCTGCCTGGGCAAAAATCTTGCATTGCTGGGCGAAAAGATGGCATC TGCACGTTATCCGCCGTATTCAGATGCCAAGAGCTCACTGCTTTCATTCCTGTTGCGCAAGCGCCGGCCGCTGCCCAATCTGCATTTGTCGCATCTTTTAGCTATCGGCGTCGGCGTAGGGGCTACGTTGTTGATCAACTTTTATATGCAG GGCAAGCTGTTGTCGCGCTAG
- the LOC108595038 gene encoding NADH dehydrogenase [ubiquinone] 1 alpha subcomplex subunit 6, with protein sequence MAGREAVKRAVQQVRPILSVDREEARKRALNLYKAWYRQMPYIVMDYDIPMSVEQCRSKLREEFSKNRNVTDIRVIDMLVIKGQMELKESVEIWKQKGHIMRYWKESQDPKPTDFLSKFIQGIN encoded by the exons ATGGCTGGACGTGAAGCCGTTAAACGTGCTGTACAACAAGTGCGCCCAATACTCTCTGTTGACCGAGAAGAGGCACGCAAGCGTGCACTGAATCTGTACAAAGCTTGGTACCGTCAAATGCCCTATATCG taatgGACTACGACATACCCATGAGTGTGGAGCAGTGCCGTTCTAAGCTGCGAGAGGAATTCTCCAAGAACCGCAACGTTACTGATATCCGTGTCATTGATATGCTGGTCATCAAG GGTCAAATGGAGCTGAAGGAATCCGTGGAAATCTGGAAGCAAAAGGGTCACATTATGCGTTATTGGAAGGAATCGCAGGATCCAAAACCCACAGATTTTCTGTCAAAGTTCATTCAGGGCATTAATTAG